The sequence GGTTCGGTTTTATTCAGAGAGAAAATGATGATCAGGATGTATTTGTACATTACTCAGTAATCAAAGATGAGGGATACAAGTCTCTTATCCAGGGACAATTAGTTGAATACAACTTCATTAAAGGTCCTAAAGGCCCATTGGCGACTGACGTCAATAAATTATAATCTCAGATAAAATAACATTACATTCCAAGCAGTATAACATGCTTG comes from Candidatus Zixiibacteriota bacterium and encodes:
- a CDS encoding cold-shock protein, with product MPTGIVKWFNDKKGFGFIQRENDDQDVFVHYSVIKDEGYKSLIQGQLVEYNFIKGPKGPLATDVNKL